The following coding sequences are from one Aeromicrobium duanguangcaii window:
- a CDS encoding MarR family winged helix-turn-helix transcriptional regulator, whose product MLHHPMGATLRLKHAESALRRAVLPVLSEQGLTFEQWQVLAALREQPGLRMTDLAELAVLPAASLTRHVDHLVEHALVIRRVDPADKRRAVVALSGLGEQLAARVHDIEAAVAEDLDVPASRS is encoded by the coding sequence ATGCTGCACCACCCCATGGGCGCGACCCTGCGGCTCAAGCACGCCGAGTCGGCGCTGCGTCGTGCCGTGCTGCCGGTGCTGTCCGAACAGGGCCTGACCTTCGAGCAGTGGCAGGTGCTCGCCGCCCTGCGGGAGCAGCCGGGACTGCGGATGACCGACCTCGCCGAGCTGGCGGTGCTGCCGGCTGCCAGCCTGACCCGGCACGTCGATCACCTCGTCGAGCACGCCCTGGTGATCCGGCGTGTCGACCCGGCCGACAAGCGGCGCGCCGTCGTGGCCCTCTCGGGCCTGGGCGAGCAGCTTGCGGCTCGCGTGCACGACATCGAGGCCGCGGTCGCCGAAGACCTCGACGTCCCCGCGTCTCGCTCCTGA
- a CDS encoding substrate-binding domain-containing protein gives MVTPAIATSESRLRVAFVVPLQGPTGIYGPSCLACGELATEQLNAHDGIAGREVELVVVDAGRQPEVVAAEVDALVTSGAVEAVAGWHISAVRQAITRRIGGRVVYAYAAMHEGRDDTPGVFMLGERPINQLLPAAHWMREELGVRRWAVVGNDYVFPRVTGATARLALRDTASQVVSETYVPLGTRDFDGVLESLRGEQADGVIMLLMGQDAVHFNRQFARQGLDDRLARLSPAVEENTLLGGGADAHRGLYAAAAYFDGLDTVESHELATDYHRRFGPWAPALNAVGESCYEAIWFLGRLGRRCGGVGMDAIAGFESGTFYDGPRGLMRLDGNLLDQDVYLAKADGMQFRVEEQIARTS, from the coding sequence GTGGTCACCCCCGCCATCGCCACCTCCGAGTCGCGCCTGCGCGTCGCCTTCGTGGTGCCGTTGCAGGGACCCACGGGGATCTACGGCCCCTCGTGCCTGGCCTGCGGCGAGCTCGCGACCGAGCAGCTGAACGCCCATGACGGCATCGCCGGGCGCGAGGTCGAGTTGGTGGTCGTCGACGCCGGCCGCCAGCCCGAGGTCGTGGCGGCCGAGGTGGACGCGCTGGTCACGTCCGGCGCGGTCGAGGCGGTCGCGGGCTGGCACATCTCGGCCGTGCGCCAGGCGATCACCCGCCGCATCGGCGGCCGGGTCGTCTACGCCTACGCCGCGATGCACGAGGGCCGCGACGACACTCCCGGCGTCTTCATGCTGGGTGAGCGACCGATCAACCAGCTGCTGCCGGCGGCGCACTGGATGCGCGAGGAGCTGGGCGTGCGGCGGTGGGCCGTCGTCGGCAACGACTACGTCTTCCCGCGGGTCACCGGCGCGACCGCGCGCCTCGCGCTGCGGGACACGGCCTCGCAGGTCGTCAGCGAGACCTACGTCCCGCTGGGCACCCGGGACTTCGACGGCGTGCTCGAGTCACTGCGCGGCGAGCAGGCCGACGGCGTCATCATGCTGCTGATGGGCCAGGACGCGGTGCACTTCAATCGCCAGTTCGCGCGGCAGGGCCTGGACGACCGACTGGCCCGGCTGAGCCCGGCGGTCGAGGAGAACACGCTCCTCGGCGGTGGCGCCGACGCGCACCGTGGCCTCTATGCCGCCGCCGCGTACTTCGACGGACTCGACACCGTCGAGAGCCACGAGCTGGCCACGGACTACCACCGCCGATTCGGGCCGTGGGCGCCGGCGCTGAACGCCGTCGGCGAGTCCTGCTACGAGGCGATCTGGTTCCTCGGCCGGCTCGGCCGACGCTGCGGCGGGGTGGGCATGGACGCGATCGCCGGGTTCGAGTCGGGCACCTTCTACGACGGTCCACGCGGCCTGATGCGCCTGGACGGGAACCTGCTCGACCAGGACGTCTACCTCGCCAAGGCCGACGGGATGCAGTTCCGGGTCGAGGAGCAGATCGCCCGCACGAGCTGA
- a CDS encoding urease accessory protein UreD — MTTTSTCETSSLTRVEVRRPEAGGGCEVLLGCSGPADRPLVRPMLLSSDEDGARVSLVPEGALLLAGDAVRIEVVVGPGAHLELVEPAGTVAYAMDGGRARWDVDITLDAASSLVWAGEPFVVAEGARVDRRTRVRLGWDARLALREMLVLGRHGERPGVLAQDLTVLGPRDIPVLLESLHVGPGSGPLLLGARVMGTVTVVGDRLPPTTAGTRLELEGCGTMVRHLADEAHLAVPHEAWAQARQLVRAICSSTRNCIPSALAR, encoded by the coding sequence ATGACGACCACGTCCACGTGTGAGACCTCGAGCCTGACCCGCGTCGAGGTGCGCCGGCCCGAGGCCGGCGGAGGGTGTGAGGTGCTGCTGGGGTGCTCGGGACCGGCAGACCGACCGCTCGTGCGACCGATGCTGCTGAGCTCGGACGAGGACGGCGCCCGGGTCTCACTCGTGCCGGAGGGCGCCCTGCTGCTGGCCGGCGACGCCGTGCGGATCGAGGTCGTCGTCGGCCCGGGCGCCCACCTCGAGCTGGTCGAGCCCGCCGGCACCGTGGCCTACGCGATGGACGGCGGGCGCGCGCGCTGGGACGTCGACATCACTCTGGACGCCGCGTCGAGCCTGGTGTGGGCCGGCGAGCCCTTCGTCGTCGCCGAGGGCGCGCGGGTCGACCGGCGGACCCGCGTGCGGCTGGGCTGGGACGCACGGCTGGCCCTGCGCGAGATGCTCGTCCTCGGGCGCCACGGAGAGCGTCCGGGAGTCCTCGCGCAGGACCTGACCGTCCTCGGGCCCCGTGACATCCCGGTGCTCCTGGAGTCGCTGCACGTCGGTCCCGGGTCCGGTCCGCTGCTCCTGGGCGCACGGGTCATGGGGACGGTCACGGTGGTGGGGGACCGGTTGCCCCCGACGACCGCGGGGACCCGGCTCGAGCTCGAAGGATGCGGCACGATGGTGCGGCACCTGGCCGACGAGGCCCACCTGGCCGTGCCCCACGAGGCGTGGGCTCAGGCGCGTCAGCTCGTGCGGGCGATCTGCTCCTCGACCCGGAACTGCATCCCGTCGGCCTTGGCGAGGTAG
- the ureG gene encoding urease accessory protein UreG: MPEAPMSPSSRALRVGVCGPVGTGKSSLIALVCSRLADLLRIGVITNDIYTDEDARFLRSAGVLDPERIRAVETGACPHTAIRDDITANLLAVEELEEDFAPLDLVLVESGGDNLTATFSPALVDTQIFLIDVAGGGDVARKGGPGITRADLLVVNKTDLAPYVGVDAKQMVADAGAVREGRPVIALSRSDEESVGALTSWLLEQLGSHRAGMLVPEDPGPMAAHFHADGTAHTHGGADDDHVHV; this comes from the coding sequence GTGCCTGAAGCACCCATGAGCCCGTCGTCCCGAGCCCTGCGCGTGGGGGTCTGCGGCCCGGTCGGCACCGGCAAGAGCTCGCTGATCGCCCTGGTCTGCTCACGATTGGCCGACCTGCTGAGGATCGGCGTCATCACGAACGACATCTACACCGACGAGGACGCGCGCTTCCTGCGCTCGGCCGGCGTGCTCGATCCCGAGCGGATCCGCGCCGTCGAGACCGGCGCCTGCCCGCACACCGCGATCCGCGACGACATCACGGCGAACCTGCTGGCGGTCGAGGAGCTCGAGGAGGACTTCGCCCCGTTGGACCTCGTGCTGGTCGAGTCCGGTGGCGACAACCTGACCGCCACGTTCTCGCCGGCGCTGGTGGACACCCAGATCTTCCTCATCGACGTGGCCGGCGGAGGTGACGTCGCGCGCAAGGGCGGTCCCGGCATCACCCGCGCCGACCTGCTCGTCGTCAACAAGACCGATCTGGCGCCGTACGTCGGCGTCGACGCGAAGCAGATGGTGGCGGACGCCGGCGCCGTCCGGGAGGGCCGTCCCGTGATCGCCCTGTCGCGCAGTGACGAGGAGTCCGTCGGCGCGCTGACGTCCTGGCTGCTCGAGCAGCTCGGCTCGCACCGGGCGGGGATGCTCGTCCCGGAGGACCCGGGACCGATGGCGGCCCACTTCCATGCCGACGGCACGGCGCACACCCACGGCGGCGCCGATGACGACCACGTCCACGTGTGA
- a CDS encoding urease accessory UreF family protein: protein MTSPDLMLMLLADARLPTAGHTQSAQLEPAVESGLAAGQVPDFIALRLATVTRVEAATAVVTLHHVRAGLPLDAVELAWAARTPSAAMRATSRAMGRALTRLVSRLWPQHPTIAALPRGTSRAVVLGAAADAAGLDACALARLVGYDDVQTVAAAALKLLPLDPAEVAAWVLAALPAVDRLAADVAHLTTPAGIPAAGAPRIEAWAQAHAATTRRLFSA from the coding sequence ATGACCTCGCCCGACCTGATGCTCATGCTGCTGGCCGACGCGCGCCTGCCCACCGCGGGGCACACGCAGTCGGCCCAGCTCGAGCCGGCCGTCGAGTCGGGCCTCGCGGCCGGGCAGGTGCCCGACTTCATCGCGCTGCGACTCGCCACCGTCACGCGGGTCGAGGCGGCCACGGCAGTCGTGACCCTGCACCACGTGCGGGCGGGCCTGCCGCTGGACGCGGTCGAGCTGGCCTGGGCCGCGCGAACGCCCAGTGCCGCCATGCGCGCGACGTCCCGGGCCATGGGCCGCGCCCTGACGCGGCTGGTCTCGCGACTGTGGCCCCAGCACCCGACCATCGCCGCGCTGCCACGCGGCACGTCGCGGGCGGTGGTGCTGGGGGCGGCGGCCGACGCGGCCGGTCTCGACGCCTGCGCACTGGCTCGTCTCGTGGGCTACGACGACGTCCAGACGGTCGCCGCCGCAGCGCTCAAGCTGCTGCCGCTCGACCCGGCCGAGGTCGCCGCGTGGGTCCTTGCCGCCCTGCCCGCGGTCGACCGGCTCGCCGCCGACGTCGCCCACCTGACCACCCCGGCCGGCATCCCGGCCGCCGGGGCACCCCGGATCGAGGCGTGGGCCCAGGCCCATGCCGCCACCACCAGGAGGTTGTTCAGTGCCTGA
- a CDS encoding urease subunit alpha translates to MRLSRSEYAALFGPTAGDQVRLGDTDLWIEIEQDLTFGGEEAVFGGGKSIRESMAQSTATRAQGALDTVITNAIVLDHAGIVRADVGIRDGRIVALGRAGNPDIADGVHPDLVIGPSTDVISGEGRILTAGAIDVHVHFLSRSQLVEALSTGITTVGGGGTGPSEGSKATTVTPGAWHLRTIHRALDSLPLNVLLMGKGNTVSAPALAEQALAGAGSYKVHEDWGATPAAIDAALRAADEHGLQVALHSDSLNEAGYLESTVGAIAGRSIHAFHAEGAGGGHAPDILTIASLPHVIPGSTNPTLPHTVNTVAEHLDMLMVCHHLNPRVPEDLAFAESRIRATTIAAEDLLHDLGALSITSSDAQAMGRIGEVVTRTWQVAHVMKDRFGSLGGPADNVRAKRYVAKYTINPAIAHGLDDEIGSVEPGKLADLVLWDPRFFGFRPEVVLKAGALVWGSLGDPNASIPTPQPQLMRPTLVDPASGGADHAVTFVSPAAIDAGLADDLGLRRRLVGLKPTRDIGKADMVHNDALPDIRVDPETFAIHVDGELVRPAPAASLPLTQLYSLF, encoded by the coding sequence ATGCGCCTCTCACGCTCCGAGTACGCCGCCCTGTTCGGCCCGACGGCCGGCGACCAGGTGCGACTCGGTGACACGGACCTGTGGATCGAGATCGAGCAGGACCTCACGTTCGGTGGCGAGGAGGCCGTGTTCGGCGGCGGCAAGTCGATCCGCGAGTCCATGGCCCAGTCGACCGCCACGCGAGCGCAGGGTGCGCTCGACACCGTCATCACGAACGCGATCGTGCTCGACCATGCCGGCATCGTCCGTGCCGACGTCGGCATCCGCGACGGTCGGATCGTGGCGCTGGGGCGGGCCGGCAACCCGGACATCGCCGACGGGGTCCACCCCGACCTCGTGATCGGCCCGTCGACCGACGTCATCTCGGGCGAGGGCCGGATCCTGACCGCCGGAGCGATCGACGTCCACGTGCACTTCCTCTCGCGGTCCCAGCTGGTCGAGGCGCTCTCGACGGGAATCACGACGGTCGGCGGCGGCGGCACGGGCCCGTCCGAGGGCTCGAAGGCCACGACCGTCACGCCCGGCGCGTGGCACCTGCGCACGATCCACCGCGCGCTGGACTCGCTCCCGCTCAACGTGCTGCTGATGGGCAAGGGCAACACGGTGTCCGCGCCGGCCCTGGCCGAGCAGGCGCTCGCCGGCGCCGGCAGCTACAAGGTGCACGAGGACTGGGGCGCCACGCCCGCCGCCATCGACGCCGCGCTGCGGGCCGCCGACGAGCATGGCCTGCAGGTGGCCCTGCACTCGGACTCGCTCAACGAGGCGGGCTACCTCGAGTCGACCGTCGGCGCGATCGCCGGACGCTCGATCCACGCCTTCCACGCCGAGGGGGCCGGCGGCGGCCACGCTCCCGACATCCTGACGATCGCGTCGCTCCCGCACGTCATCCCGGGCTCGACGAACCCGACCCTGCCGCACACCGTCAACACCGTCGCCGAGCACCTCGACATGCTGATGGTCTGCCACCACCTCAACCCGCGGGTGCCCGAGGACCTGGCGTTCGCCGAGTCCCGGATCCGGGCCACCACGATCGCGGCCGAGGACCTGCTGCACGATCTCGGGGCCCTGTCGATCACCTCGTCGGACGCCCAGGCGATGGGCCGGATCGGCGAGGTCGTCACGCGCACGTGGCAGGTCGCCCACGTGATGAAGGACCGCTTCGGATCGCTCGGCGGCCCGGCCGACAACGTCCGGGCCAAGCGCTACGTCGCGAAGTACACGATCAACCCGGCGATCGCGCACGGCCTCGACGACGAGATCGGGTCGGTCGAGCCCGGCAAGCTGGCCGACCTCGTGCTCTGGGACCCGCGGTTCTTCGGGTTCCGACCCGAGGTCGTGCTCAAGGCCGGCGCGCTGGTGTGGGGGTCGCTGGGTGATCCGAACGCCTCCATCCCGACACCGCAGCCGCAGCTGATGCGCCCGACGCTCGTCGACCCGGCCAGCGGGGGAGCGGACCACGCGGTCACGTTCGTCTCGCCCGCGGCGATCGATGCGGGGCTGGCCGACGACCTGGGCCTGCGTCGCCGCCTGGTCGGCCTCAAGCCCACACGCGACATCGGCAAGGCCGACATGGTCCACAACGACGCCCTGCCCGACATCCGCGTCGATCCCGAGACCTTCGCGATCCACGTCGACGGAGAGCTGGTCCGGCCCGCGCCGGCCGCGTCCCTGCCCCTGACCCAGCTCTACTCGCTGTTCTGA
- the ureB gene encoding urease subunit beta, giving the protein MGSVSRGPGAVRVAEGTLEINADRTPEQRLTLVVLNTGDRPVQIGSHIHLPDVNAALEFDREAARGFRLDIPAGTSRRFEPGASREVDLVTLGGRGHVPGIQVRRAAED; this is encoded by the coding sequence GTGGGTTCAGTGTCACGCGGCCCGGGGGCCGTCCGCGTCGCCGAGGGCACGCTCGAGATCAACGCCGACCGCACGCCCGAGCAGCGGCTCACGCTCGTCGTGCTCAACACGGGGGACCGCCCGGTCCAGATCGGCTCGCACATCCACCTGCCCGACGTGAACGCGGCGCTGGAGTTCGACCGCGAGGCCGCCCGCGGCTTCCGGCTCGACATCCCGGCGGGCACGTCGCGCCGGTTCGAGCCGGGGGCGTCGCGCGAGGTCGACCTCGTGACGCTCGGCGGCCGCGGTCACGTCCCCGGCATCCAGGTCCGTCGGGCGGCGGAGGACTGA
- a CDS encoding urease subunit gamma produces MHLTPGDTEKLLLSVAGMVARDRLARGVRLNHPETVALLTTWVIERAREGVGVPELMIAGRAVLSRDQVMPEVVDMLSDVQVEATFPDGRKLVTIHQPIA; encoded by the coding sequence GTGCACCTGACCCCCGGCGACACCGAGAAGCTGCTGCTGTCCGTCGCCGGCATGGTGGCTCGCGACCGCCTGGCGCGCGGCGTGCGACTCAACCACCCCGAGACGGTCGCGCTGCTGACGACGTGGGTGATCGAGAGGGCCCGCGAGGGCGTGGGCGTGCCCGAGCTCATGATCGCCGGCCGGGCCGTCCTGAGCCGCGACCAGGTCATGCCCGAGGTCGTCGACATGCTGTCCGACGTCCAGGTCGAGGCCACCTTCCCCGACGGGCGCAAGCTCGTCACCATCCATCAGCCGATCGCCTGA
- the urtE gene encoding urea ABC transporter ATP-binding subunit UrtE, giving the protein MKLEFRDVSVGYGRTTVVHGISLTVPSGGAASLMGHNGAGKTTLLRAAVGLLTPRSGRVLLDDEDVTRLRPSQRVRRGLGYVPQGQQCFPQMTTRENLRLVADRRPRGAALVAEVLDTFPALTGLLDRRAGLLSGGQRQQLAIARTLVTEPRLLILDEPTEGIQPNVVDEIEQVIASLTERGDLTVLLVEQHVGFALRATDTYHVIESGRITSSGDGGAHAIDSVRAAMAV; this is encoded by the coding sequence GTGAAGCTGGAGTTCCGGGACGTCAGCGTCGGGTACGGCCGCACCACGGTCGTGCACGGCATCAGCCTCACCGTGCCGTCGGGCGGCGCCGCCAGCCTGATGGGCCACAACGGCGCCGGCAAGACCACGCTGCTGCGCGCGGCCGTGGGGCTGCTCACGCCCCGCAGCGGTCGCGTCCTGCTCGACGACGAGGACGTCACCCGACTGCGTCCGAGCCAGCGGGTGCGGCGAGGCCTCGGCTACGTGCCGCAGGGGCAGCAGTGCTTCCCGCAGATGACCACGCGCGAGAACCTGCGGCTGGTCGCGGACCGCCGGCCCCGGGGCGCCGCGCTCGTCGCGGAGGTCCTCGACACGTTCCCGGCCCTGACGGGTCTGCTCGACCGGCGGGCGGGGCTGCTCTCGGGCGGTCAGCGCCAGCAGCTGGCGATCGCGCGGACGCTCGTCACCGAGCCTCGGTTGCTCATCCTCGACGAGCCGACCGAGGGCATCCAGCCCAACGTCGTCGACGAGATCGAGCAGGTCATCGCGTCGCTGACCGAGCGCGGGGACCTCACGGTCCTGCTGGTCGAGCAGCACGTCGGGTTCGCCCTGCGCGCGACGGACACCTATCACGTGATCGAGTCGGGCCGGATCACCTCCAGCGGGGACGGTGGCGCGCATGCCATCGACTCCGTCCGCGCGGCGATGGCGGTCTGA
- the urtD gene encoding urea ABC transporter ATP-binding protein UrtD has protein sequence MSAVDQLVLSGLTVDFDGFKAVDGVDLTMTQGVLNFLIGPNGAGKTTLVDAVTGLVNGTGSATFRGADLLTMKSHRIVRHGVGRTFQTATVFEELSVLQNLDIAGGVHRKAWRLALPRRGVPDYVASALDTIGLTHLADTPAGYLAHGQKQWLEIGMLLVQDASVMLLDEPVAGMSAEERDATGDLLRRIGTDRTIVVIEHDMDFVRNYADHVTVMHAGKVLAEGTVAEVQADPRVQEVYLGHAAAVATPEELAVVGLAVEDEEEAS, from the coding sequence ATGAGCGCCGTCGATCAACTCGTCCTGTCCGGGCTCACGGTGGACTTCGACGGGTTCAAGGCCGTCGACGGGGTCGACCTGACCATGACCCAGGGGGTGCTCAACTTCCTGATCGGTCCGAACGGGGCCGGCAAGACGACGCTCGTCGACGCGGTCACGGGGCTCGTCAACGGCACCGGCTCGGCCACCTTCCGTGGCGCGGACCTGCTGACCATGAAGTCGCACAGGATCGTGCGGCACGGCGTGGGCCGCACGTTCCAGACCGCGACGGTGTTCGAGGAGCTCTCGGTCCTGCAGAACCTCGACATCGCCGGCGGCGTGCACCGCAAGGCCTGGCGGCTGGCGCTGCCACGTCGCGGGGTGCCCGACTACGTCGCCTCGGCCCTGGACACGATCGGCCTGACGCACCTGGCCGACACCCCCGCGGGCTACCTCGCGCACGGGCAGAAGCAGTGGCTCGAGATCGGCATGCTGCTCGTGCAGGACGCCAGCGTCATGCTGCTCGACGAGCCCGTCGCGGGCATGAGCGCCGAGGAGCGGGACGCGACCGGTGACCTGCTGCGGCGGATCGGGACCGACCGCACGATCGTCGTGATCGAGCACGACATGGACTTCGTCCGCAACTACGCCGACCACGTCACCGTCATGCACGCCGGCAAGGTCCTGGCCGAGGGCACGGTCGCCGAGGTCCAGGCGGACCCGCGGGTCCAGGAGGTCTATCTCGGGCACGCCGCGGCGGTGGCCACGCCCGAGGAGCTGGCGGTCGTGGGCCTGGCCGTCGAGGACGAGGAGGAGGCATCGTGA
- the urtC gene encoding urea ABC transporter permease subunit UrtC, translated as MNRSTLSRVSAPAWRNAAGIALIAVLLFAVAPAVLSPFRLDLLAKYLCWAIVAVGIGLAWGRGGMLVLGQGVFFGLGAYAMAFHLKLEQAGPGGVPDFMGLYAGGQMPGWWEPFRSGPFTLLVILVLPPLVAAIVGYAVLKRRVKGAYFAILSQALAAAFAILLIGQIKVTGGFNGLNNFTTFFGYNLFLPENRLMLFQICSTILVLSLVLMALLYTSRFGELLIASRDAEERVRFLGTDPANVKLVAFVIAAFLAGIGGAMFVPVVGIVSPSNVDAVASIGLIAGAALGGRAALFGPAVGAVAVGFAQSRLSETFPGAWSYFQGALFVFIILLLPGGLASLTEKIGGLRRRRSPARPTQVEVAA; from the coding sequence GTGAACCGATCCACTCTGAGCCGAGTCAGCGCGCCCGCGTGGCGCAACGCCGCCGGCATCGCGCTGATCGCCGTCCTGCTGTTCGCCGTCGCCCCGGCGGTCCTGAGCCCCTTCCGGCTCGACCTGCTCGCCAAGTACCTGTGCTGGGCGATCGTGGCCGTGGGCATCGGACTGGCATGGGGCCGCGGCGGGATGCTCGTCCTGGGCCAGGGGGTCTTCTTCGGCCTCGGCGCCTACGCGATGGCGTTCCACCTCAAGCTCGAGCAGGCCGGGCCCGGCGGCGTGCCGGACTTCATGGGCCTCTACGCCGGCGGGCAGATGCCCGGCTGGTGGGAGCCGTTCCGCAGCGGCCCGTTCACGCTCCTGGTCATCCTGGTCCTGCCGCCGCTGGTCGCCGCGATCGTCGGCTACGCGGTGCTCAAGCGCCGGGTGAAGGGCGCGTACTTCGCGATCCTGTCCCAGGCGCTCGCGGCCGCCTTCGCGATCCTGCTGATCGGCCAGATCAAGGTCACGGGCGGGTTCAACGGCCTCAACAACTTCACGACGTTCTTCGGCTACAACCTGTTCCTGCCCGAGAACCGCCTGATGCTGTTCCAGATCTGCTCGACGATCCTGGTGCTGTCGCTCGTGCTCATGGCGCTGCTCTACACGAGCCGCTTCGGCGAGCTGCTGATCGCCTCGCGCGACGCCGAGGAGCGGGTGCGCTTCCTGGGCACCGACCCGGCCAACGTCAAGCTGGTCGCCTTCGTGATCGCCGCCTTCCTGGCGGGCATCGGCGGCGCGATGTTCGTACCCGTCGTGGGCATCGTCTCACCGTCGAACGTCGATGCCGTCGCCTCGATCGGGCTCATCGCCGGAGCGGCGCTCGGCGGCCGGGCGGCGCTGTTCGGGCCGGCCGTCGGCGCGGTGGCCGTCGGCTTCGCCCAGAGCCGGCTGTCCGAGACCTTCCCGGGCGCCTGGTCCTACTTCCAGGGCGCCCTGTTCGTGTTCATCATCCTGCTGCTGCCCGGTGGACTGGCCTCCCTCACGGAGAAGATCGGCGGACTGCGCCGACGCCGGTCCCCGGCACGACCGACCCAGGTGGAGGTGGCGGCATGA
- the urtB gene encoding urea ABC transporter permease subunit UrtB: MDAFLTPLFTGISIGSVLLLAALGLTLTFGQMGVINMAHGEFIMAGAYTAFLVQAIVPDDLSLLVALPVGFVVGGLMGLLLEATVIRWMYHRPLDTLLVTFGVGLILQQLARDIFGAPAKQVRSPGWLSGQVDILGYQWPVSRLFITALALVAVGLLTAALTYSSLGRSIRATVQNRDLAETLGVSTRRADRTTFFIGSGLAGIAGVVLTLVGSTGPNLGTSYIIDVFLVVVAGGIGQIRGTVIAAFGLGIVQSFLVQATNGSVAKALIFVLIFLFLQVRPQGLFAVRTRSLV; the protein is encoded by the coding sequence ATGGACGCCTTCCTCACCCCGCTGTTCACGGGGATCTCGATCGGCTCGGTGCTGCTGCTCGCGGCGCTGGGACTGACCCTCACCTTCGGCCAGATGGGCGTCATCAACATGGCGCACGGCGAGTTCATCATGGCCGGCGCCTACACCGCCTTCCTCGTGCAGGCGATCGTGCCCGACGACCTCTCCCTGCTCGTGGCCCTGCCGGTCGGCTTCGTCGTCGGCGGCCTGATGGGCCTGCTCCTGGAGGCGACCGTCATCCGCTGGATGTACCACCGGCCGCTGGACACGCTGCTGGTCACCTTCGGCGTTGGGCTGATCCTGCAGCAGCTGGCTCGCGACATCTTCGGCGCGCCGGCCAAGCAGGTCCGCTCGCCCGGCTGGCTGTCGGGCCAGGTCGACATCCTCGGCTACCAGTGGCCGGTGTCGCGGCTGTTCATCACAGCGCTGGCCCTCGTCGCGGTGGGGCTGCTCACCGCCGCGCTGACCTACTCCTCGCTCGGGCGCTCGATCCGGGCCACGGTGCAGAACCGCGACCTGGCCGAGACCCTCGGCGTCTCGACCCGCCGGGCGGACCGCACCACGTTCTTCATCGGGTCGGGCCTGGCCGGCATCGCCGGCGTCGTCCTGACCCTGGTCGGCTCGACCGGCCCGAACCTGGGCACCTCGTACATCATCGACGTCTTCCTGGTCGTCGTCGCCGGCGGCATCGGTCAGATCCGCGGCACGGTGATCGCCGCCTTCGGCCTGGGCATCGTGCAGTCGTTCCTGGTCCAGGCGACCAACGGCAGCGTCGCCAAGGCGCTGATCTTCGTCCTCATCTTCCTGTTCCTGCAGGTGCGACCCCAGGGCCTCTTCGCGGTCCGGACCAGGAGCCTGGTGTGA